From one bacterium Scap17 genomic stretch:
- a CDS encoding molecular chaperone SurA: MRKTLIAPLGLAFVLASLPAGAAELLDRVVAVVNKDAIMQSDMEQRVTQASQQLQSRGINLPPRDVLERQVLDRMVNEQIQLQLAEQANLSIDDTQLNATLRGIAKDNGMSLEAFADKLEQDGMSLAQVRDQVRRELLVQQIQQRSVASRVRISDREIDRYLNQQNVGSDVQYHLAHLLVALPQEPTPDQVKAARAKADSLRQQIEQGTDFAQLAAAESAGSQALSGGDLGWRSGGELPTVFADVIPSMQAGQVSEPLRSASGYHLVKLIEKRGAGKALISQTRARHILIQPNPNLSDQQALERAESIRRRLLGGEDFAALAQEFSDDKGSSLKGGELGWVSPGQTVSSFETAMNGLDVGEISQPVKSRFGYHIIEVEERRQQDVTNSSQRDKVRKTLFQRKLNDELEAWQQQVRAEAYVDNRLDER, from the coding sequence ATGCGCAAGACCCTGATTGCCCCGCTGGGGCTGGCATTTGTGCTGGCGAGTCTGCCGGCCGGTGCCGCCGAGTTGCTCGACCGCGTGGTTGCCGTGGTCAACAAGGACGCCATCATGCAAAGCGACATGGAGCAGCGCGTCACCCAGGCGAGTCAGCAGTTGCAGAGCCGTGGCATCAACCTGCCGCCGCGCGACGTGCTGGAGCGTCAGGTTCTTGATCGTATGGTCAACGAGCAGATTCAGCTGCAGTTGGCGGAGCAGGCCAATCTCAGCATCGATGACACCCAGCTCAACGCCACCCTGCGCGGCATCGCCAAGGACAACGGCATGAGCCTGGAAGCCTTCGCGGACAAGCTCGAGCAGGACGGCATGTCACTGGCCCAGGTGCGTGATCAGGTGCGTCGTGAGCTGCTGGTGCAGCAGATCCAGCAGCGCAGCGTCGCCAGTCGGGTGCGGATCTCCGATCGTGAGATAGACCGCTATCTCAATCAGCAGAATGTCGGCAGCGACGTCCAGTACCATCTGGCCCACCTGCTGGTGGCACTGCCCCAGGAGCCGACGCCGGACCAGGTCAAGGCCGCGCGCGCCAAGGCCGACAGCCTGCGCCAGCAGATCGAGCAGGGCACCGATTTCGCCCAGCTGGCCGCCGCCGAATCGGCCGGCAGTCAGGCATTGAGCGGCGGTGACCTGGGCTGGCGTTCCGGCGGCGAGCTGCCGACGGTGTTCGCCGATGTCATCCCGAGCATGCAGGCCGGTCAGGTCTCCGAGCCGCTGCGCAGTGCCAGCGGTTATCACCTCGTCAAGCTGATCGAGAAGCGTGGCGCGGGCAAGGCGTTGATTTCCCAGACGCGCGCACGCCACATCCTGATCCAGCCCAACCCGAACCTCAGCGATCAGCAGGCGCTTGAGCGTGCCGAGTCCATTCGCCGCCGTCTGCTGGGAGGCGAGGACTTCGCTGCGCTGGCTCAGGAATTCAGCGACGACAAGGGCAGCTCCCTCAAGGGTGGCGAGCTGGGTTGGGTCAGCCCGGGCCAGACGGTCTCCTCCTTCGAGACGGCCATGAATGGCCTGGACGTGGGCGAGATCAGCCAGCCGGTCAAGAGCCGCTTCGGCTACCACATCATCGAAGTCGAGGAGCGTCGCCAGCAGGATGTGACCAACTCCAGCCAGCGTGACAAGGTGCGCAAGACCCTGTTCCAGCGCAAGCTCAATGATGAGCTCGAAGCCTGGCAGCAGCAGGTGCGTGCCGAGGCCTACGTCGACAACCGTCTCGATGAACGGTAA